A single window of Nocardia sp. NBC_01327 DNA harbors:
- a CDS encoding class I SAM-dependent methyltransferase: MPEDQPALPDDDRHAEANSLLGTVGVARAKIDSDASQRASRRWWDADAAAYHETHADFLGVDSAAGEFVWCPEGLHEGDWRFLGDIVGKRVLEIGCGSAPCSRWLAAHGAHPVGLDISRRMLDRGLAAMAAGGPRVPLVQAGAEELPFADASFDLACSAFGGVPFVADSAKVMAEVARVLRPGGRWVFSVNHPMRWIFPDDPGPEGLRAAIPYFDRTPYVELDADGEPTYVEHHRTVGDRVREIVAAGLNLVDLVEPEWPEWLEREWGQWSPLRGEIFPGTAIFITEKPSITEKPS, from the coding sequence ATGCCGGAAGATCAGCCCGCCCTCCCCGACGACGACCGCCACGCCGAGGCGAACTCCCTGCTCGGGACGGTGGGAGTGGCTCGCGCCAAGATTGACTCGGACGCCAGCCAGCGTGCCAGTCGCCGGTGGTGGGATGCGGACGCGGCGGCCTATCACGAGACCCATGCCGATTTCCTGGGCGTGGATTCGGCCGCGGGCGAGTTCGTCTGGTGCCCGGAGGGGCTGCACGAGGGCGACTGGCGGTTCCTCGGAGACATCGTCGGCAAGCGCGTTCTGGAGATCGGCTGCGGCAGCGCGCCCTGCTCGCGCTGGCTCGCGGCGCACGGCGCGCATCCGGTCGGGCTCGATATCTCGCGCCGGATGCTGGACCGCGGTCTGGCCGCCATGGCGGCGGGCGGGCCGCGCGTGCCGCTGGTGCAGGCGGGTGCGGAGGAACTGCCCTTCGCCGACGCCAGTTTCGATCTCGCCTGCTCGGCGTTCGGTGGCGTGCCGTTCGTCGCGGACTCCGCCAAGGTGATGGCGGAGGTCGCCCGGGTGCTGCGCCCCGGGGGTCGCTGGGTCTTCTCCGTGAACCACCCGATGCGCTGGATCTTCCCGGACGATCCGGGGCCCGAGGGCCTGCGCGCGGCCATCCCGTATTTCGACCGCACGCCCTACGTGGAACTCGACGCCGACGGCGAACCCACCTACGTGGAGCACCACCGCACCGTCGGTGACCGCGTCCGCGAAATCGTCGCGGCCGGGCTGAACCTGGTCGACCTGGTCGAACCCGAATGGCCCGAATGGCTGGAACGCGAATGGGGCCAGTGGAGTCCCCTGCGTGGTGAAATCTTCCCTGGCACAGCCATCTTCATTACCGAGAAGCCCAGCATTACCGAGAAGCCCAGCTGA
- a CDS encoding serine/threonine-protein kinase, translated as MEESPFGRYRLLGLLGEGGMGRVYRAFDTDTERIVALKVLPPQFAHDPVYRTRFRREAQAAARLTEPHIIPIHGYGEIDGRLFLDMRLVEGTDLGSVLADAGRLPAVRAVDFLAQIAAALDAAHRAGLVHRDVKPSNILTTADGFAYLIDFGIARGDGDSDLTTVGAAIGTFAYMAPERLAHDDYDGRADVYALACVLYECLTGTRPFPGNSVERQIAAHLSLPPPRPSAAGGVPVAFDEVIALGMAKNPAGRYPTAGALTDAARTALHSGLRGPGQLFPSNAVTQINPLPAPNAAPPLGFGATADTQLVRPPAPNPAKRSLSALAWAAATAMALLIVAGVVLVPLTRGGDSGSRPGPASSSVDATPPSSPAATATPTSVGSRAADFLRTYYQLLPGDTATAWTRLTPRYQNSLGGYSAYQSSWGTVASVVPWDITVDTGRLTVTYGLHLTYTDGRTGAEQRQAQLVRNGDTFAIDSANLFP; from the coding sequence GTGGAGGAAAGTCCGTTCGGCCGCTATCGACTTCTCGGGCTGCTCGGCGAAGGGGGAATGGGGCGGGTCTACCGCGCCTTCGATACCGATACCGAGCGGATCGTGGCGCTCAAGGTCCTGCCGCCGCAGTTCGCGCATGATCCGGTGTACCGCACCCGGTTCCGGCGGGAGGCGCAGGCGGCGGCGCGGCTGACCGAACCGCACATCATTCCGATTCACGGGTACGGGGAGATCGACGGCCGCCTGTTCCTGGATATGCGGTTGGTGGAGGGAACCGATCTGGGTTCGGTGCTGGCCGACGCGGGACGGCTGCCCGCCGTGCGTGCGGTGGACTTCCTCGCGCAGATCGCCGCGGCCCTCGACGCCGCGCACCGTGCGGGTTTGGTGCATCGGGACGTCAAGCCGTCGAATATCCTCACCACGGCAGACGGATTCGCCTATCTCATCGATTTCGGCATCGCCCGCGGTGACGGCGACAGCGACCTGACCACCGTCGGCGCGGCGATCGGCACCTTCGCGTACATGGCGCCCGAGCGGCTCGCTCACGACGACTACGACGGCCGCGCCGATGTATACGCGCTCGCCTGCGTCCTCTACGAATGCCTCACCGGGACAAGGCCGTTCCCCGGCAACAGCGTCGAACGGCAGATCGCCGCACACCTGTCGCTGCCGCCGCCCCGGCCGTCGGCCGCGGGCGGTGTCCCGGTGGCATTCGACGAGGTGATCGCGCTCGGTATGGCCAAGAATCCGGCGGGCCGCTATCCCACCGCCGGAGCGTTGACCGATGCGGCACGTACCGCGCTGCACAGCGGGCTCCGTGGTCCGGGGCAGCTGTTCCCGAGTAACGCTGTCACCCAGATCAATCCGCTGCCGGCACCGAATGCGGCCCCACCCCTGGGGTTCGGTGCGACAGCCGATACGCAGCTCGTCCGGCCACCCGCACCGAATCCGGCGAAACGATCCCTGAGCGCGTTGGCTTGGGCGGCCGCCACCGCGATGGCGCTGCTCATCGTGGCGGGTGTGGTGCTGGTACCGCTGACCCGGGGCGGCGACAGCGGGTCTCGCCCCGGCCCGGCGTCCTCGTCCGTGGACGCAACACCCCCGTCGAGCCCGGCGGCCACCGCGACCCCCACCTCGGTCGGGAGCAGGGCGGCCGATTTCCTGCGGACGTACTACCAACTGCTGCCGGGCGATACGGCGACGGCGTGGACTCGATTGACCCCGCGATACCAGAACTCTCTCGGCGGCTACAGCGCATACCAATCCTCCTGGGGCACAGTCGCTTCCGTCGTTCCGTGGGACATCACCGTGGATACCGGTCGACTCACGGTCACCTACGGGCTGCACCTGACCTACACCGACGGGAGGACCGGCGCCGAGCAGCGGCAGGCGCAGTTGGTGCGCAACGGCGACACCTTCGCGATCGACAGCGCGAACCTCTTCCCGTGA
- a CDS encoding SPFH domain-containing protein encodes MEMRRTFRVNGFLMLGVLILLIIAIAVEINGLKGDGDSGSSSTALGILLAVTILAAVLVLSGFVVVNPNQAKVIQFFGRYIGSVEESGFHWVTPLSSRRNISLRVRNFETQKLKVNDSAGNPVEIAAVVVYRVVDSFKSAFAVDDYVDFVRTQSETAVRHLATTHPYQTDDVDGTSLRNGTEIAGELTAELRARTELAGIDIIEARITHLAYAPEIAQAMLVRQQADQVVAARSRIVAGAVGMVGMALDSLAEQGMVELDEERKAAMVSNLLVVLCGDRAAQPIVNAGTLYS; translated from the coding sequence ATGGAGATGCGTCGGACGTTCCGGGTGAACGGGTTCCTGATGCTGGGGGTCCTGATACTGCTGATCATCGCGATCGCCGTGGAGATCAACGGGCTCAAGGGCGATGGCGATTCGGGGAGTTCCTCGACCGCGCTGGGCATACTGCTCGCGGTCACGATCCTCGCGGCGGTGCTGGTGCTGAGCGGGTTCGTGGTCGTGAATCCCAACCAGGCCAAGGTGATTCAGTTCTTCGGCCGCTATATCGGCTCCGTCGAGGAGTCGGGATTCCACTGGGTCACCCCGCTCAGCAGCCGCCGCAATATCTCGCTGCGGGTGCGGAATTTCGAGACCCAGAAGCTGAAGGTCAACGATTCGGCCGGTAATCCGGTGGAGATCGCCGCGGTGGTCGTCTACCGCGTGGTCGACAGCTTCAAATCGGCCTTCGCCGTCGACGACTATGTGGACTTCGTCCGCACCCAGTCCGAGACCGCGGTCCGGCACCTGGCCACCACCCACCCCTATCAGACCGATGACGTGGACGGCACCAGTCTGCGCAATGGCACCGAGATCGCCGGTGAGCTCACCGCCGAACTGCGTGCCCGCACCGAACTGGCCGGTATCGACATTATCGAGGCCCGCATCACCCACCTCGCCTATGCGCCGGAGATCGCCCAGGCCATGCTCGTTCGCCAGCAGGCCGATCAGGTGGTCGCCGCCCGCAGCCGCATTGTGGCCGGCGCGGTCGGTATGGTCGGTATGGCCCTGGACAGCCTCGCGGAACAGGGCATGGTCGAACTCGATGAGGAGCGTAAGGCGGCAATGGTTTCCAACCTGCTGGTTGTCCTGTGTGGTGACCGCGCCGCACAGCCCATCGTCAATGCCGGAACCCTCTACTCCTGA
- a CDS encoding FAD-binding oxidoreductase, which produces MTKTTPSSTELPATTGPVLRPGDTGYDAEISGFQTAYTHRPAIVVAAAHAEDVRAAVEYAARHGLPVAVQATGHGLSVPADGGVLINTRRLTDIRIDAAARTARVGAGVQAGHLIEAAAAHGLAPLNGSSDSVGVVGYTLGGGIGLMAREFGYAADHVRAVEIVTADGRLRRLAPGDELFGAVLGTGGNFGVVTALELELVPVTTVYGGQLQFDAALVPQALEAWRLWTADVPEQLSSAITMMTMPNIPQFPERLRGRYLATVNIVYTGAEAEGERLVAPLRAVGELFSDNLRVMPYADSHTIYNDPPNPHPYTATNALLSELPADATDAFLEATGPQSPLPVVAGFRHLGGALGRPGPSAMEHREAEYVARAIAMPGPDDAAIADGLARIRKTLQPWTIGHNLNFLYGGGADADEAQTRAGYSDSGYDRLAALKSKYDARNLFRFNRNILPR; this is translated from the coding sequence ATGACCAAGACAACGCCTTCGAGCACCGAATTGCCCGCCACCACCGGTCCGGTCCTGCGGCCGGGCGACACCGGTTACGACGCCGAGATCTCGGGATTCCAAACCGCTTACACGCACCGCCCCGCCATTGTTGTCGCCGCCGCACATGCGGAAGATGTGCGCGCCGCCGTGGAATACGCGGCGCGGCACGGACTTCCGGTCGCCGTGCAGGCCACCGGGCACGGCCTGTCGGTTCCTGCGGATGGCGGTGTGCTCATCAATACCCGTCGTCTGACCGATATCCGCATCGATGCCGCCGCCCGCACCGCCCGGGTCGGGGCCGGTGTTCAGGCCGGACATCTCATCGAGGCGGCAGCCGCGCACGGGCTCGCGCCGCTGAACGGCTCCTCCGATTCCGTCGGCGTGGTCGGCTACACCCTGGGTGGCGGCATCGGCCTGATGGCCCGCGAATTCGGTTATGCCGCAGACCATGTGCGCGCCGTCGAGATCGTCACCGCGGATGGGCGGCTGCGCCGCCTGGCGCCCGGTGACGAACTCTTCGGGGCGGTGCTGGGCACCGGAGGCAATTTCGGTGTCGTCACCGCGCTGGAGCTCGAATTGGTGCCGGTCACAACGGTGTACGGCGGTCAGCTGCAATTCGACGCCGCGCTCGTGCCGCAGGCCCTGGAGGCCTGGCGACTGTGGACCGCCGATGTCCCCGAACAGCTCTCCTCCGCCATCACCATGATGACCATGCCGAATATCCCGCAGTTCCCGGAGCGCCTGCGCGGCCGGTATCTGGCGACGGTGAACATCGTCTACACCGGTGCGGAGGCCGAGGGGGAGCGCCTGGTCGCTCCGCTGCGGGCGGTGGGCGAGCTGTTCTCCGACAATCTGCGGGTCATGCCCTACGCCGACAGCCACACCATCTACAACGATCCGCCGAACCCGCACCCGTACACGGCCACCAACGCGCTGCTGTCGGAACTGCCTGCCGATGCCACCGATGCCTTCCTGGAGGCGACGGGCCCGCAGTCTCCGCTCCCGGTCGTCGCGGGTTTCCGGCACCTGGGCGGTGCTCTGGGCCGTCCCGGACCGTCCGCGATGGAGCACCGCGAGGCCGAGTACGTGGCCCGCGCCATCGCCATGCCGGGGCCGGACGATGCCGCGATCGCCGACGGACTGGCGCGGATCCGGAAGACGTTGCAGCCCTGGACCATCGGCCACAATCTGAACTTCCTCTACGGCGGCGGGGCCGACGCGGACGAGGCGCAGACCCGCGCGGGCTACTCCGATTCCGGCTACGACCGCCTGGCGGCGCTCAAGTCGAAGTACGACGCGCGGAACCTCTTCCGCTTCAACCGCAATATCCTGCCGCGCTGA
- a CDS encoding LysR family transcriptional regulator codes for MELRQLRYFVTVAEEANFTRAAARLHLTQPGLSSQIRQLERELGQPLLDRSTRTVGLTPIGAAVLPHARAALAATEQITHTVDEFTGLLRGRVRVGLISGAANDEIDIARVLADYHRDHPQIAISLTEDTSERMIAALRHGELDIALLSIASTDLGPAVATEIVFDSTIVAAVALDADFGDRIGLAELCEHPLICLPPGSGIRAVLETACAAAGLTPDVAFEAAAPPLLIRLARHGLGVAIVPPLAGADATELGVRMLDIDPPMTGRLVLGWNNERPLSPAAKVLLGQLRIAVGGWKDPATMFRHP; via the coding sequence ATGGAACTGCGTCAGCTGCGCTACTTCGTCACTGTCGCGGAGGAGGCCAACTTCACCCGGGCAGCCGCGCGCCTGCACCTGACCCAGCCCGGGCTGAGTTCGCAGATCCGCCAGCTGGAACGTGAACTGGGACAACCACTCCTGGATCGTTCGACCCGCACGGTCGGCCTCACTCCGATCGGCGCGGCGGTGCTACCGCACGCCCGGGCGGCACTGGCGGCCACCGAGCAGATCACGCATACGGTCGACGAATTCACCGGACTGCTGCGCGGGCGGGTACGGGTGGGGTTGATCTCCGGCGCTGCCAATGACGAGATCGATATCGCGCGGGTGCTGGCCGACTACCACCGCGACCATCCGCAGATCGCCATCTCGCTCACCGAGGACACCTCCGAGCGGATGATCGCGGCGCTGCGGCACGGCGAGCTCGATATCGCGCTCCTCAGCATTGCGAGCACGGACCTCGGGCCCGCTGTCGCGACCGAGATCGTCTTCGATTCCACCATTGTCGCGGCGGTCGCCCTCGATGCCGATTTCGGCGACCGCATCGGACTGGCCGAGCTGTGCGAACATCCGCTCATCTGCCTGCCACCCGGCTCCGGCATTCGGGCCGTCCTCGAAACAGCGTGTGCGGCAGCCGGTCTGACACCCGATGTGGCATTCGAGGCGGCCGCGCCACCGCTGCTCATCCGATTGGCCCGGCACGGTCTGGGCGTCGCCATCGTGCCCCCGCTCGCCGGCGCCGATGCCACCGAACTCGGGGTGCGCATGCTCGATATCGATCCGCCGATGACGGGCCGGCTGGTCCTCGGCTGGAACAACGAGCGGCCATTGAGCCCGGCCGCCAAGGTTCTGCTCGGCCAGCTCCGCATCGCCGTCGGCGGGTGGAAGGATCCGGCCACAATGTTCCGCCACCCCTGA